From Pseudomonas fluorescens, one genomic window encodes:
- the argH gene encoding argininosuccinate lyase, whose product MSQTTDRLWGARFKSGPSQALAALSRCPERYFRLTPYDLAGSKAHARELQRAGLLSEQETRNMLDALEQIGSDFRAGSIAPTLDDEDVHTFIERLLTERLGALGGKLRAGRSRNDQTANDLRLFLRDHVRTLAVEVLALQQALVNQAEQHVESICPGFTHLQQAQPIVFAHHLLAHAQSMLRDVQRLVDWDARTSLSPLGAAAMAGSAIARLPQQSAQEMGYSGVCENSIDAVASRDHVAEFLFISSMLGVNISRLAEEFCLWSSRQFRWIALDDAYATGSSIMPQKKNPDIAELARGKAGRLIGNLTGLLSTLKSLPLSYNRDLSEDKHHVLDSVDTLLLVLPAMAGMVATMTVNVEELRRQAPMGFTLATEVADWLAVRGVPFKEAHEITGALVKACEQHDIELWEASPALLAEIDPRLTPEVRDSLTLEAAIAARSGWGGTAPQQVREQIGRLKTALAAQQQWTENYQGFRL is encoded by the coding sequence AACCACCGACCGTCTCTGGGGTGCTCGCTTCAAGAGTGGTCCTTCGCAAGCCTTGGCCGCCCTCTCCCGCTGCCCCGAGCGCTACTTCCGCCTGACGCCGTATGACCTCGCCGGTTCCAAGGCCCATGCCCGGGAATTGCAGCGCGCAGGCCTGTTGAGCGAGCAGGAAACCCGCAACATGCTCGACGCCCTGGAGCAGATTGGCAGCGATTTCCGCGCCGGCAGCATCGCTCCGACCCTGGACGACGAAGACGTCCACACCTTCATCGAACGCCTGCTGACCGAACGCCTCGGCGCCCTGGGCGGCAAGCTGCGCGCCGGCCGTTCGCGCAATGACCAGACAGCCAACGACCTGCGACTGTTCCTGCGTGATCACGTCCGCACCCTGGCCGTCGAAGTGCTGGCCTTGCAACAGGCGCTGGTGAACCAGGCCGAACAGCACGTCGAGAGCATCTGCCCCGGCTTCACCCACTTGCAGCAGGCGCAGCCGATCGTGTTCGCCCATCACCTGCTGGCCCACGCCCAGTCTATGCTGCGCGATGTACAGCGTCTGGTGGACTGGGACGCGCGCACGTCGCTGTCGCCACTCGGTGCGGCGGCCATGGCGGGCTCGGCCATCGCCCGCCTGCCACAGCAATCCGCGCAGGAAATGGGTTACAGCGGGGTGTGCGAAAACTCCATCGATGCCGTCGCCAGCCGCGACCACGTTGCCGAATTCCTGTTCATCTCCAGCATGCTCGGGGTCAACATTTCCCGCCTCGCCGAAGAATTCTGCCTGTGGTCATCGCGGCAATTTCGCTGGATCGCGCTGGACGATGCCTACGCCACAGGCAGCTCGATCATGCCGCAGAAGAAGAACCCGGACATCGCCGAACTGGCACGGGGCAAGGCGGGTCGCCTGATCGGCAACTTGACCGGTCTGCTGTCCACCCTTAAATCCCTGCCCCTGTCGTACAACCGCGACTTGAGCGAAGACAAGCATCACGTGCTCGACAGCGTCGACACCCTGCTGCTGGTGTTGCCGGCGATGGCCGGGATGGTCGCGACCATGACGGTCAACGTCGAAGAACTGCGTCGCCAGGCGCCAATGGGTTTCACCCTCGCCACTGAGGTCGCCGATTGGCTGGCGGTGCGCGGCGTGCCGTTCAAGGAAGCCCACGAAATTACCGGCGCGCTGGTCAAGGCCTGTGAGCAACACGACATTGAACTGTGGGAAGCGTCCCCGGCGCTGCTGGCCGAGATCGACCCACGCCTGACTCCCGAAGTCCGCGACAGCCTGACCCTGGAGGCCGCCATCGCCGCCCGCAGTGGCTGGGGCGGCACCGCGCCGCAGCAGGTGCGCGAGCAGATCGGCCGCCTGAAAACCGCCCTCGCCGCGCAACAGCAGTGGACCGAAAACTACCAGGGCTTCCGCCTCTAA
- a CDS encoding amino acid ABC transporter permease, with amino-acid sequence MSQTQAQRLQAERKLAENQFDITQYQHVPRRYYGRMFFAAVIVVALLGLVQAFAEGKIEWSYIGQFLTSQAIMWGLLNTIVMAVLAMALGIVFGVITAIMRMSANPILRYVALTYTWLFRGTPLILQLLLWFNLALIFPTIGIPGVFELDTVSLMTPFVAALLGLSINQGAYTAEVVRAGLLSVDTGQYEAAKSIGMPRLQALRRIILPQAMRIIIPPVGNEFIGMVKMTSLASVIQYSELLYNAQNIYYANARVMELLIVAGIWYLATVTVLSFGQSRLERRFARGAGKRS; translated from the coding sequence ATGAGCCAGACACAGGCACAACGACTCCAGGCGGAGCGCAAGCTGGCGGAAAACCAGTTCGATATCACCCAGTATCAACACGTACCACGGCGCTACTACGGACGGATGTTTTTCGCTGCGGTCATCGTCGTCGCCCTGCTGGGCCTGGTGCAGGCCTTCGCCGAGGGCAAGATCGAATGGTCGTACATCGGCCAATTCCTCACGTCTCAGGCGATTATGTGGGGCTTGCTCAACACCATCGTCATGGCGGTACTGGCCATGGCGCTGGGCATCGTGTTCGGCGTGATCACCGCGATCATGCGCATGTCGGCCAACCCGATCCTGCGCTATGTGGCACTGACCTACACCTGGCTGTTTCGTGGCACGCCGTTGATCCTGCAACTGCTGTTGTGGTTCAACCTGGCGCTGATTTTCCCCACCATTGGTATCCCCGGGGTGTTCGAACTGGACACCGTGAGCCTGATGACGCCGTTCGTGGCGGCCCTGCTCGGCTTGAGCATCAACCAGGGCGCTTACACCGCTGAAGTGGTGCGTGCCGGCCTGCTGTCGGTGGACACCGGACAGTACGAAGCCGCCAAGTCGATCGGCATGCCGCGCCTGCAAGCGCTGCGCCGGATCATCCTGCCCCAGGCCATGCGGATCATCATTCCGCCGGTGGGCAACGAGTTCATTGGCATGGTGAAAATGACCTCGCTGGCGAGCGTCATCCAGTATTCGGAACTGCTCTACAACGCCCAGAACATCTATTACGCCAACGCCCGCGTGATGGAGCTGCTGATCGTTGCCGGTATCTGGTACCTGGCCACCGTCACCGTCCTGTCCTTCGGTCAAAGCCGTCTGGAGCGTCGTTTCGCTCGCGGCGCCGGCAAGCGTTCTTGA
- a CDS encoding amino acid ABC transporter ATP-binding protein: MRSIVKAVSLNKYYDQYHALKDIDIEVEQGEVLCIIGPSGSGKSTLLRCVNQLEKIDKGGLWVDGELVGYRVVGNKLHELTETQIARQRLSTGMVFQRFNLFPHMTVLQNIIEGPCQVLKRSPKEANEEALELLARVGLADKRNSYPIELSGGQQQRVAIARALAMRPKLMLFDEPTSALDPELVGEVLSVMRDLAQTGMTMIVVTHELGFAREVSNRMVFMDGGQIVEAGSPEEILINPQNPRTQSFISAVRT, encoded by the coding sequence ATGAGAAGCATCGTCAAGGCCGTGAGCCTGAACAAATATTACGACCAGTACCACGCGCTCAAGGACATCGACATCGAAGTCGAGCAAGGTGAAGTGCTGTGCATCATTGGCCCGTCCGGCTCGGGCAAGAGCACCCTGCTGCGCTGCGTCAACCAGTTGGAGAAGATCGACAAGGGTGGCCTGTGGGTCGACGGCGAACTGGTGGGTTACCGCGTGGTCGGCAACAAACTGCACGAACTCACCGAAACCCAGATCGCCCGCCAGCGCCTGTCCACCGGCATGGTGTTCCAGCGCTTCAACCTGTTTCCGCACATGACTGTGCTGCAAAACATCATCGAAGGGCCGTGCCAGGTGCTCAAGCGTTCGCCCAAAGAGGCAAACGAAGAAGCCCTGGAGCTGCTCGCTCGCGTCGGCCTTGCTGACAAACGCAACAGCTACCCGATCGAACTCTCGGGTGGTCAGCAGCAACGTGTCGCCATCGCCCGCGCCCTGGCCATGCGCCCCAAGCTGATGCTGTTCGATGAACCCACTTCGGCACTCGACCCGGAACTGGTCGGAGAGGTGCTGTCGGTGATGCGCGATCTGGCGCAGACCGGCATGACCATGATCGTCGTCACCCATGAACTGGGCTTCGCTCGCGAAGTTTCCAATCGCATGGTGTTCATGGACGGCGGGCAGATCGTGGAGGCAGGAAGCCCCGAAGAAATACTAATAAATCCACAAAACCCACGCACCCAAAGCTTCATTTCTGCCGTTCGAACCTGA
- a CDS encoding ABC transporter substrate-binding protein has translation MKNFIIPAVLAGVMASGFTFAAELPANIKAKGEIVVAIMPNYPPMDFKDPATNTLTGLDYDLGNALAERLGVKIKWQETGFEQMINALTTDRVDMVLSGMTDTVERQASVTFVDYFTSGPQFYTLQKNKDTNEIIDLCGKKVGTSRRTTFPAEIAAWSKANCEAAGKPAINVIGTEGSADARAQLRQSRIDAAMQGSETLSYLKTQEKDMYKTVGLPISVQFTGLGVSKKKPQLSEAVKVALQSMIDDGSYQAILKKWDLELGAIKTVSINAGK, from the coding sequence ATGAAGAACTTCATTATTCCAGCAGTACTCGCCGGCGTTATGGCATCTGGCTTCACCTTTGCCGCCGAGCTCCCGGCCAACATCAAGGCCAAGGGCGAAATCGTCGTAGCGATCATGCCGAACTACCCGCCGATGGATTTCAAGGACCCGGCCACCAACACCCTCACCGGCCTCGACTACGACCTGGGCAATGCTCTGGCCGAACGTTTGGGGGTGAAGATCAAATGGCAGGAAACCGGTTTCGAGCAAATGATCAATGCCCTGACCACCGACCGCGTGGACATGGTGCTGTCGGGCATGACCGATACTGTCGAGCGTCAGGCCAGCGTGACCTTTGTCGACTACTTCACCAGCGGCCCGCAGTTCTACACCTTGCAGAAAAACAAGGACACCAACGAGATCATCGATCTGTGCGGCAAGAAAGTCGGCACCAGCCGCCGTACCACTTTCCCGGCGGAGATCGCCGCGTGGAGCAAGGCGAACTGTGAGGCTGCCGGCAAGCCAGCAATCAACGTGATCGGCACCGAAGGCTCCGCCGACGCCCGCGCGCAACTGCGCCAGAGCCGCATTGACGCGGCGATGCAGGGCAGCGAGACGCTGTCGTACCTGAAAACTCAGGAAAAAGACATGTACAAGACCGTGGGCCTGCCGATCTCCGTGCAGTTCACCGGTCTTGGCGTGAGCAAGAAGAAGCCGCAATTGAGCGAAGCGGTGAAGGTCGCCTTGCAGAGCATGATCGACGACGGCAGCTACCAGGCGATCCTCAAGAAATGGGATCTGGAGTTGGGGGCGATCAAGACGGTGAGCATTAACGCCGGCAAATAA
- a CDS encoding polysaccharide deacetylase family protein → MSSSLKPTWPDQHKACLALAFDLDGPTGDAMLNGSIWRQPEYFGFGGYGPYRALPRILDLLDEFRLPTTFFVPAWVVENWPKQCQAIVERGHEVAYHGYKHESFYGLTLEQQKDVMKRSREVFWNYLNIRAKGFRTPSGDWRAETPAMLVEAGVTYSSSMRGDDRPYLVNVPGHDTPLVEIPGRWEMDDYASLAYTRSPNFPSGLDRTASYELTLDNWQREYDGAMDEGLCLTTLFHPKITGKPGRILLLEKLFEHMRQRDDVWFATCRDVAQWWLKEHHHG, encoded by the coding sequence ATGTCCTCCTCACTCAAGCCCACCTGGCCCGATCAGCACAAAGCTTGTCTGGCCCTGGCCTTCGACCTCGACGGCCCCACCGGCGATGCCATGCTCAACGGCTCGATCTGGCGCCAGCCCGAGTATTTCGGCTTCGGCGGTTATGGCCCGTATCGGGCGCTGCCGCGGATTCTTGATCTGCTCGACGAATTCCGCCTGCCAACCACGTTCTTCGTCCCGGCCTGGGTCGTGGAAAACTGGCCGAAACAGTGCCAGGCGATTGTCGAGCGCGGGCATGAAGTGGCGTATCATGGCTACAAACACGAATCCTTTTACGGCCTGACGCTGGAACAGCAGAAGGACGTGATGAAGCGCTCCCGCGAGGTGTTCTGGAACTACCTGAACATCCGCGCCAAAGGTTTCCGCACACCGTCCGGCGACTGGCGAGCCGAGACCCCGGCCATGCTGGTGGAAGCCGGCGTGACTTACTCCAGCAGCATGCGCGGCGATGACCGACCGTATCTGGTCAACGTACCTGGCCACGATACCCCATTGGTGGAAATTCCCGGCCGCTGGGAAATGGATGATTACGCCTCCCTCGCCTACACCCGCTCACCGAACTTCCCGTCCGGTCTCGACCGCACGGCCAGTTATGAACTGACCCTCGACAACTGGCAGCGCGAGTACGACGGTGCAATGGACGAAGGGTTGTGCCTGACCACCCTGTTCCACCCGAAAATCACCGGCAAACCGGGACGCATCCTGTTGCTGGAGAAACTCTTCGAACACATGCGCCAGCGCGATGACGTGTGGTTCGCCACGTGCCGTGACGTCGCCCAGTGGTGGCTGAAGGAGCATCACCATGGTTGA
- a CDS encoding polysaccharide deacetylase family protein → MVEPISVWPEGYRCAVVLTVDYNDIHGILTQAPEVAGRDKTLSVWRYGTQRGVERLLGLFKELNVTSSWFVPGIVAEENPGHIREILAGGHEIACAGYHHQNYDNLDLATQRADIARGCEALMTLTGRRPSGFRIPAGNGAPGFIEALREQGIHWSSSWRGDDLPFAHPTAPGVIELPLHYELEDEPYFAFNLSPAVPPAQSRIASYSHTLGNLQMDFAGFHRFGLCYVLRLHPEIIATPGRIGVLRELLRGIQGRDDVWIATGAEVAQWWAQSATQVTQDHPAAVYERHYRDYLV, encoded by the coding sequence ATGGTTGAACCCATTTCAGTCTGGCCCGAGGGCTACCGCTGCGCCGTCGTGTTGACCGTCGACTACAACGACATCCACGGCATTCTCACCCAGGCCCCGGAAGTCGCCGGACGCGACAAGACCCTGTCGGTCTGGCGTTATGGCACCCAGCGTGGCGTCGAACGACTGCTGGGCTTGTTCAAAGAACTCAACGTCACCAGCAGTTGGTTCGTACCCGGCATCGTCGCCGAGGAAAACCCCGGGCATATCCGCGAGATTCTGGCAGGCGGGCATGAAATCGCCTGCGCCGGGTATCACCATCAGAACTACGACAACCTCGACCTGGCCACACAGCGCGCGGACATTGCCAGGGGGTGTGAAGCATTGATGACGCTGACCGGCCGGCGCCCCAGCGGTTTCCGTATCCCCGCTGGCAACGGTGCACCGGGCTTCATCGAGGCATTGAGGGAGCAAGGCATTCACTGGTCGTCGTCCTGGCGTGGTGATGACTTGCCGTTCGCCCACCCGACGGCGCCCGGCGTGATCGAGTTGCCCCTGCATTACGAACTGGAAGACGAACCCTACTTTGCCTTCAACCTGAGCCCGGCCGTACCGCCGGCACAGTCGCGGATTGCTTCCTACAGCCACACCCTGGGCAATCTGCAGATGGACTTCGCCGGGTTCCACCGGTTTGGCCTGTGCTATGTGTTGCGCCTGCATCCGGAAATCATCGCCACCCCGGGACGCATCGGTGTGCTGCGTGAGTTGCTGCGCGGCATTCAAGGGCGTGACGACGTGTGGATCGCCACCGGTGCCGAGGTCGCGCAGTGGTGGGCGCAATCGGCGACGCAGGTCACGCAGGATCATCCGGCGGCGGTGTATGAACGCCATTATCGGGATTACCTGGTATGA
- a CDS encoding MFS transporter, which yields MATYSLVIRRLMIASLTIVVSRAITSPLLTLFLSNKLGLNQQDVGLLLGIAVFIATLLALYGGYIIDRLEKRRLLILAMLSSAIGFVLLTFAENLFLTTATLVITETASAMFLICSKAILSENLPMGQRAKAFSLRYTLTNIGYATGPMLGVVIAGHYPIAPFLIAGGIAFFSIFLMIGIPGDSARAPAIGQSQSFLKTLVTLKNDRTLIMFTCGCLLSTVVHGRYTLYLSQYLLVTHDSRRALEIMAALLACNAISVILLQYQIGRFLNREKLRYWIAAGSSLFILGLIGFSLADSLLSWCVAMFIFTLGEMIIYPAEFLFVDTLAPEELRGSYYGAQNLAALGGALSPVICGYLLMHTPAPTMFYALSTLTALGGFLCFMSGRRAAAGQR from the coding sequence GTGGCCACGTACTCACTCGTTATCCGTCGCTTGATGATCGCGTCACTGACCATCGTCGTCAGCCGCGCCATCACCAGCCCCTTGCTCACGCTGTTCCTGAGCAACAAGCTGGGCCTCAACCAACAGGACGTTGGCTTGCTCCTCGGGATCGCGGTGTTCATCGCAACCCTGCTGGCGCTTTATGGCGGCTATATCATCGACCGCCTGGAAAAACGCCGGCTGCTGATCCTGGCGATGCTCTCCAGCGCCATCGGCTTCGTGCTGCTGACCTTTGCCGAAAATCTCTTCCTGACCACCGCCACCCTGGTGATCACCGAGACCGCGTCAGCCATGTTTCTCATCTGTTCCAAAGCGATCCTCAGCGAAAACCTGCCCATGGGCCAACGAGCCAAGGCGTTTTCCCTGCGCTACACGCTGACCAACATCGGCTATGCCACAGGCCCCATGCTCGGCGTGGTGATTGCCGGGCACTACCCCATCGCACCGTTCCTGATTGCCGGCGGCATCGCTTTCTTCAGCATCTTCCTGATGATAGGCATACCCGGCGATTCAGCGCGGGCACCGGCCATCGGACAATCCCAGAGCTTCCTGAAAACCCTGGTCACCCTGAAAAACGACCGCACCCTGATCATGTTTACGTGTGGTTGCCTACTCAGCACCGTGGTGCACGGGCGCTACACCCTCTACCTGTCGCAATACCTGCTGGTGACCCACGACTCCAGGCGCGCCCTGGAAATCATGGCCGCCCTGCTCGCCTGCAACGCCATCAGCGTGATCCTGTTGCAGTACCAGATCGGCCGGTTCCTCAATCGCGAGAAACTACGCTACTGGATTGCCGCAGGCAGCAGCCTGTTCATCCTTGGGCTGATCGGCTTCAGCCTGGCCGACAGCCTGTTGAGTTGGTGCGTGGCCATGTTCATCTTCACCCTCGGTGAAATGATCATTTATCCGGCGGAATTCCTCTTCGTCGACACCCTGGCCCCTGAGGAGCTACGCGGCAGCTATTACGGTGCGCAGAACCTGGCGGCCCTGGGTGGCGCCCTGAGCCCGGTGATTTGTGGCTATTTATTGATGCACACACCCGCGCCGACGATGTTCTATGCCTTGAGCACGCTGACCGCGCTGGGTGGATTCCTGTGCTTCATGAGTGGTCGTCGGGCGGCGGCTGGGCAGAGATAA
- a CDS encoding nucleoside permease produces the protein MTWMSARLSAMMFLQFFIWGSWFVTLGTFLSSQLGASGGQIGMAFSTQSWGAIIAPFVIGLIADRFFNAERILAVLHLVGAVLLYQLYQAPDFAAFYPYVLAYMMIYMPTLALVNSVAFRQMRDPALEFSRIRVWGTVGWIVAGVVISFVFAWDAKAAIASGALRNTFLMAALASLLLGVYSFTLPSTAPLKAAQTRTGFKQILGLDALGLLKDRSYLVFFIASILICIPLAFYYQNANPFLADIGMTNPTAKMAIGQVSEVLFMLLLPLFIHRFGIKIALLMGMLAWALRYVLFAYGNNADLAFMLFTGIALHGICYDFFFVSGQIYTDAKTPERFRSSAQGLITLATYGVGMLIGFWVAGHVSDYYATPAGHQWQSIWLFPALFSLVVVLVFMFAFRDARRSELAAGSATTHHS, from the coding sequence ATGACGTGGATGAGTGCGCGCTTGAGCGCGATGATGTTTCTGCAGTTTTTTATCTGGGGTAGCTGGTTCGTCACCCTGGGTACTTTTCTGTCCAGCCAACTGGGCGCCAGCGGTGGCCAGATCGGCATGGCGTTCTCGACTCAGTCTTGGGGCGCGATCATTGCGCCATTTGTGATTGGACTGATCGCCGACCGTTTTTTCAATGCCGAACGCATTCTGGCGGTGCTGCATCTGGTGGGGGCGGTGTTGCTTTATCAGCTCTATCAGGCGCCAGATTTTGCCGCGTTCTACCCCTACGTGCTCGCCTACATGATGATCTACATGCCGACCCTGGCATTGGTCAACTCGGTGGCCTTCCGGCAGATGCGCGACCCGGCGCTGGAGTTTTCGCGCATTCGTGTGTGGGGCACCGTGGGCTGGATTGTCGCCGGTGTGGTGATCAGCTTTGTCTTTGCCTGGGACGCCAAAGCGGCGATTGCTTCCGGTGCGCTGCGCAACACCTTCCTGATGGCGGCCCTGGCGTCTCTGCTGCTGGGCGTCTACAGCTTCACGCTGCCGAGTACGGCACCGCTGAAAGCGGCGCAAACTCGAACCGGTTTTAAACAGATCCTCGGCCTGGATGCCCTGGGCCTGTTGAAAGACCGCAGCTACCTGGTGTTTTTCATCGCCTCGATCCTGATCTGCATCCCGCTGGCGTTCTATTACCAGAATGCCAACCCATTCCTTGCCGACATCGGCATGACCAATCCCACGGCGAAGATGGCCATCGGGCAGGTTTCCGAAGTCCTGTTCATGCTCCTGCTGCCCCTGTTCATTCACCGCTTCGGCATCAAGATCGCGTTACTGATGGGCATGCTGGCCTGGGCCTTGCGCTATGTGCTGTTCGCCTACGGCAATAATGCCGACCTGGCCTTTATGCTGTTCACCGGCATCGCCCTGCACGGTATCTGCTACGACTTTTTCTTTGTGTCCGGGCAGATCTATACCGACGCGAAAACCCCTGAGCGTTTCAGAAGCTCGGCCCAGGGCTTGATAACCCTGGCCACCTACGGTGTAGGCATGCTGATCGGTTTCTGGGTCGCGGGCCATGTCTCCGACTACTACGCCACCCCTGCGGGCCATCAGTGGCAGAGCATCTGGCTGTTCCCGGCCTTGTTCTCTCTGGTTGTGGTGCTGGTGTTCATGTTTGCCTTTCGCGATGCGCGACGATCGGAGTTGGCGGCTGGGAGCGCAACCACCCACCATTCCTGA
- a CDS encoding sugar phosphate isomerase/epimerase family protein, which produces MNPQKPGITANASTTQGLRGPGIFLAQFISDEAPFDTLANIAQWAASQGYSAIQLPTLGTRYIDLERAAESQSYCDELKAVCASAGVEISELSTHLQGQLVAVHPAFDALFDDFAPAHLRGQPEARSEWAIEQLKLAARASQRLGLTAHATFSGALLWPFMYPWPQRPAGLVEQGFAELAKRWLPILDCFDEAGVDLCYEIHPGEDLHDGASFERFLEAVDHHPRAAILYDPSHLLLQQMDYLGFIDRYHSRIRMFHVKDAEFRPDARSGVYGGYQGWVERPGRFRSLGDGQIDFKSIFSKLTQYGFSGWAVLEWECCLKDSAQGAAEGAAFIRQHMITRSQKAFDDFVSVASDAASNRRLLGLPVA; this is translated from the coding sequence ATGAACCCGCAAAAGCCCGGCATCACTGCGAATGCCTCAACCACCCAAGGCCTGCGCGGCCCGGGGATATTTCTGGCGCAGTTCATCAGCGATGAAGCGCCTTTCGACACCCTGGCCAATATCGCCCAATGGGCAGCCTCCCAGGGTTACAGCGCGATTCAACTGCCGACGCTGGGTACTCGCTACATCGATCTTGAGCGCGCAGCCGAAAGCCAGAGCTATTGCGATGAACTGAAGGCCGTGTGCGCCAGCGCGGGGGTTGAAATCAGCGAACTGTCCACCCACCTGCAAGGGCAATTGGTCGCCGTGCACCCGGCGTTCGATGCGCTGTTCGATGACTTCGCACCGGCTCATCTGCGCGGCCAACCCGAGGCGCGCTCCGAGTGGGCGATCGAGCAATTGAAGCTGGCTGCGCGTGCCAGCCAGCGCCTGGGCCTCACCGCGCACGCGACCTTTTCCGGCGCCTTGCTCTGGCCGTTCATGTACCCCTGGCCACAGCGTCCGGCTGGCCTGGTAGAGCAAGGTTTTGCCGAACTGGCCAAGCGCTGGTTGCCGATCCTCGATTGCTTCGATGAGGCCGGTGTCGACCTGTGCTACGAAATCCATCCCGGTGAAGACCTGCACGACGGTGCCTCTTTCGAGCGTTTCCTCGAGGCGGTCGATCACCATCCCCGTGCGGCAATCCTCTATGACCCCAGCCACTTGCTGCTGCAGCAAATGGATTACCTGGGCTTTATCGACCGTTATCACTCACGCATTCGCATGTTCCACGTCAAGGACGCGGAGTTCCGTCCCGACGCGCGCTCGGGCGTCTATGGCGGTTATCAGGGCTGGGTTGAACGCCCGGGACGTTTCCGTTCGCTGGGTGATGGTCAGATCGATTTCAAGTCGATCTTCAGCAAGCTCACACAATACGGTTTTAGCGGCTGGGCGGTGCTGGAATGGGAATGCTGCCTGAAGGACTCCGCCCAAGGCGCCGCCGAAGGTGCAGCGTTCATTCGCCAACATATGATCACTCGAAGCCAAAAGGCCTTTGACGACTTTGTCAGCGTGGCCAGCGATGCGGCGTCCAACCGGCGTTTGTTGGGATTACCCGTCGCCTGA
- a CDS encoding Gfo/Idh/MocA family protein has protein sequence MSTVIPKIRMGFVGGGEGSFIAQAHRQAAGLDGRFELVCGAFSRDPENNQRTGQHLGLEQSRCYSTWQLMLEAERALPAEQRMELLVIVTPNHLHAPVAAEALAAGFHVFSEKPAALNLAELQALATRLHSSSGLYGLAHTYLGYPMVWQAREMVRSGVIGSVRKVLVEYPQGWLSQDVAGQGNKQAEWRGQPAFSGLGGCISDIGTHAFSLAEFVADQHVTHLCATLGVHIEGRQLDDDAAMLFKMEQGASGVLIASQVCAGEENPLSIRVYGDKGGLEWRQEQPASLIHRSLEQPLRVLRSGTGQPWLCAAATQRMRLPAGHPEGYLEAMANLYGDFAQAIRGDVKGHTAPGVPGIEVGLRGMAFIEAAIASYNSDTKWTPLECNP, from the coding sequence ATGAGCACAGTGATACCTAAAATAAGAATGGGTTTTGTCGGCGGCGGCGAGGGCTCTTTTATTGCCCAGGCCCATCGTCAGGCGGCGGGGCTTGATGGACGCTTTGAACTGGTCTGCGGTGCGTTCAGTCGCGACCCCGAGAACAACCAGCGTACCGGTCAGCACCTGGGCCTGGAGCAATCACGCTGCTACAGCACCTGGCAATTGATGCTCGAAGCCGAGCGCGCTCTACCGGCCGAGCAGCGCATGGAACTGCTGGTGATCGTCACCCCCAATCATCTTCACGCGCCGGTGGCCGCTGAGGCGCTCGCGGCCGGTTTTCATGTGTTCAGCGAGAAGCCCGCCGCGCTGAACCTCGCTGAATTGCAGGCCCTTGCCACTCGCTTGCACAGCAGTTCCGGGCTGTACGGCCTGGCCCATACCTACCTCGGTTACCCCATGGTCTGGCAAGCGCGGGAGATGGTGCGCAGCGGCGTCATCGGCAGCGTGCGCAAGGTGTTGGTGGAGTATCCCCAGGGCTGGCTCAGCCAGGACGTGGCCGGGCAAGGCAACAAGCAGGCCGAGTGGCGCGGGCAGCCGGCGTTCTCCGGGCTGGGCGGTTGCATTAGCGATATCGGCACCCATGCCTTTTCCCTGGCGGAGTTTGTGGCAGATCAACACGTCACTCATCTGTGCGCCACGTTGGGCGTGCACATTGAGGGCCGCCAACTGGATGACGACGCCGCCATGCTGTTCAAGATGGAGCAGGGCGCCAGTGGTGTGCTGATCGCCAGCCAGGTCTGCGCGGGGGAAGAGAACCCGCTGAGCATTCGTGTCTACGGCGACAAGGGCGGCCTTGAATGGCGCCAGGAACAACCCGCCAGCCTGATTCATCGCTCACTGGAGCAACCGCTGCGTGTTTTGCGTTCCGGCACCGGACAGCCCTGGCTGTGCGCGGCCGCGACCCAGCGTATGCGCCTGCCTGCCGGCCATCCCGAAGGCTATCTGGAAGCCATGGCCAATCTGTACGGCGATTTTGCCCAGGCCATTCGCGGGGACGTGAAAGGCCATACCGCCCCGGGTGTGCCGGGGATCGAGGTCGGCCTGCGTGGCATGGCGTTTATCGAGGCGGCTATCGCCAGCTACAACAGCGACACCAAGTGGACCCCTCTGGAGTGCAACCCATGA